One genomic window of Euleptes europaea isolate rEulEur1 chromosome 10, rEulEur1.hap1, whole genome shotgun sequence includes the following:
- the CCN6 gene encoding cellular communication network factor 6 isoform X1, which yields MQRFLIPAILILFYTQQLSCRSPGTRQQQGKTGDKSARISEVHRRKEICQWPCRCPRVPTCIPGVSLVKDGCGCCKMCAKQSGETCNEAEVCDPHKGLYCDYSADKPRYETGVCAYMIAVGCELSGMHYINGQTFQPTPLYKCLCVSGVIGCTPVFIPKSAPKECAVLKGGRKSGHSKCVPGQQKEQQSTGYRLMPDLCQAFKFASRTAIFKLLLTSQLSEAHHLFRRRNA from the exons CTTTCTTGCAGGTCGCCTGGCACCAGGCAGCAACAAGGAAAGACTGGAGACAAATCTGCAAGAATCAGCGAGGTTCATCGGCGCAAAGAGATATGCCAGTGGCCCTGCAGATGCCCACGTGTACCAACCTGCATCCCTGGGGTGAGCCTGGTGAAGGATGGCTGCGGATGCTGCAAGATGTGTGCCAAACAGTCAGGAGAAACCTGTAATGAAGCAGAGGTCTGTGACCCTCACAAGGGGCTTTACTGCGACTACTCTGCAGATAAGCCTAGGTATGAAACAGGAGTGTGTGCAT ATATGATCGCAgtgggctgtgagctcagtggtatGCACTATATCAATGGCCAAACCTTCCAGCCCACCCCCCTATATAAGTGTTTGTGTGTCAGTGGTGTAATTGGATGTACGCCTGTATTCATCCCAAAGTCAGCACCCAAAGAATGTGCCGTGCTCAAGGGTGGAAGGAAATCTGGACACTCCAAATGTGTGCCAGGACAACAGAAGGAGCAACAATCAACAGGTTACAGATTAATGCCAG atctgtGCCAGGCTTTTAAATTTGCTTCCCGCACTGCGATTTTTAAGCTGCTGCTTACTTCCCAG CTTTCAGAAGCGCACCACTTGTTTCGAAGAAGAAATGCCTAG
- the CCN6 gene encoding cellular communication network factor 6 isoform X2 produces the protein MQRFLIPAILILFYTQQLSCRSPGTRQQQGKTGDKSARISEVHRRKEICQWPCRCPRVPTCIPGVSLVKDGCGCCKMCAKQSGETCNEAEVCDPHKGLYCDYSADKPRYETGVCAYMIAVGCELSGMHYINGQTFQPTPLYKCLCVSGVIGCTPVFIPKSAPKECAVLKGGRKSGHSKCVPGQQKEQQSTGYRLMPAFRSAPLVSKKKCLVQATPWTPCSQTCGIGISDRVTNENSKCEMRKEKRLCYIQPCQTTFPNILKIPRGKTCQPTFQLPRAEKLAFAGCTSKQRYKPTFCGMCLDNRCCIPSRSTMITVQFDCSKEGSFKWKMMWITSCICQKTCKDPRDVFSDLKLL, from the exons CTTTCTTGCAGGTCGCCTGGCACCAGGCAGCAACAAGGAAAGACTGGAGACAAATCTGCAAGAATCAGCGAGGTTCATCGGCGCAAAGAGATATGCCAGTGGCCCTGCAGATGCCCACGTGTACCAACCTGCATCCCTGGGGTGAGCCTGGTGAAGGATGGCTGCGGATGCTGCAAGATGTGTGCCAAACAGTCAGGAGAAACCTGTAATGAAGCAGAGGTCTGTGACCCTCACAAGGGGCTTTACTGCGACTACTCTGCAGATAAGCCTAGGTATGAAACAGGAGTGTGTGCAT ATATGATCGCAgtgggctgtgagctcagtggtatGCACTATATCAATGGCCAAACCTTCCAGCCCACCCCCCTATATAAGTGTTTGTGTGTCAGTGGTGTAATTGGATGTACGCCTGTATTCATCCCAAAGTCAGCACCCAAAGAATGTGCCGTGCTCAAGGGTGGAAGGAAATCTGGACACTCCAAATGTGTGCCAGGACAACAGAAGGAGCAACAATCAACAGGTTACAGATTAATGCCAG CTTTCAGAAGCGCACCACTTGTTTCGAAGAAGAAATGCCTAGTACAGGCAACTCCATGGACACCTTGTTCTCAAACCTGTGGTATTGGTATATCTGATAGAGTGACTAATGAAAACAGCAAATGTGAaatgaggaaggaaaagagaCTTTGCTATATTCAACCATGCCAAACAACATTTCCAAACATACTAAAG atTCCTAGAGGAAAAACATGCCAGCCTACATTTCAACTTCCCAGAGCAGAGAAATTAGCTTTTGCTGGATGCACAAGTAAACAAAGATACAAACCTACCTTTTGTGGAATGTGCCTGGACAACAGATGTTGCATACCCAGCAGGTCTACCATGATTACTGTGCAGTTTGACTGCTCTAAGGAAGGTTCCTTCAAGTGGAAGATGATGTGGATCACATCCTGCATTTGTCAGAAAACATGCAAAGACCCAAGAGATGTATTTTCTGATCTCAAGCTTTTATAA
- the TUBE1 gene encoding tubulin epsilon chain isoform X2 yields the protein MEEGVVNEILQGPLRDVFDSKQLITDVSGSGNNWAVGHKTYGCQYRERIVEKLRTTAEHCDCLQCFFVIHSMGGGTGSGLGTFVLNVLEEEFPEVYRFVTSVYPSREDDVITSPYNSVLAMKELSEHADCVLPIENESLFDIVSKINQMTKCGKLGSSVKQASLVTSGGIKTTKEKPFDSMNNIVANLLLNLTSSARFEGSLNMDLNEITMNLVPFPRLHYLVSSLTPLYTLADVNVPSRRLKPLLNFVPWNQEGWKTGLCSVPPVGHSHSLLALANNTCVKPTFLELKERFLRLYKKKAHLHHYLHTDGMEQSCFSEALSSLSDLIEDYNQLDATNSAPAIDPPRLKIAM from the exons ATGGAAGAGGGTGTAGTAAATGAAATTCTTCAAGGGCCATTGAGAGATGTCTTTGATAGCAAGCAGCTGATCACAGATGTTTCTGGTTCAGGAAACAACTG GGCTGTGGGTCATAAAACGTACGGATGTCAGTACCGAGAACGTATTGTAGAAAAACTGAGGACGACTGCAGAGCACTGTGACTGTCTGCAATGCTTTTTTGTCATTCATTCCATGGGAGGGG GGACAGGATCTGGGCTTGGTACATTTGTACTAAATGTGCTTGAGGAGGAATTTCCAGAAGTATATAGATTTGTTACTTCCGTTTATCCTTCGAGGGAGGATGATGTCATTACGTCTCCTTATAACAGCGTCTTGGCTATGAAGGAGCTCAGTGAACATGCAGACTGTGTATTGCCAATTGAAAACGAA TCTTTATTTGACATAGTTAGTAAAATCAACCAAATGACCAAATGTGGAAAGCTAGGATCAAGTGTAAAGCAAGCTAGCTTGGTAACTTCAGGTGGAATAAAAACTACCAAGGAGAAACCATTTGATTCGATGAACAATATTGTGGCCAATTTACTGTTGAACTTAACAAG CTCTGCTAGGTTTGAAGGATCACTTAATATGGATCTTAATGAAATCACCATGAATTTGGTCCCCTTTCCTCGACTTCATTATCTGGTTTCCAGTTTAACTCCTCTGTATACATTGGCTGATGTTAATGTGCCTTCTCGAAG GTTGAAACCTTTACTTAACTTTGTGCCCTGGAATCAAGAAGGCTGGAAAACAGGCTTATGTTCAGTACCTCCCGTGGGCCATTCCCACTCATTGTTGGCCCTGGCAAATAATACTTGTGTGAAACCTACTTTTCTAGAACTCAAGGAGAGATTCTTGAGGCTATACAAGAAAAAG GCTCACCTTCACCATTACCTACACACTGATGGAATGGAGCAGAGCTGCTTTTCTGAAGCCCTTTCATCTTTGTCAGATTTAATAGAAGACTATAATCAGCTAGATGCCACAAACTCTGCTCCTGCGATAGATCCACCAAGACTGAAGATAGCTATGTAA
- the TUBE1 gene encoding tubulin epsilon chain isoform X1: protein MEEGVVNEILQGPLRDVFDSKQLITDVSGSGNNWAVGHKTYGCQYRERIVEKLRTTAEHCDCLQCFFVIHSMGGGTGSGLGTFVLNVLEEEFPEVYRFVTSVYPSREDDVITSPYNSVLAMKELSEHADCVLPIENESLFDIVSKINQMTKCGKLGSSVKQASLVTSGGIKTTKEKPFDSMNNIVANLLLNLTSSARFEGSLNMDLNEITMNLVPFPRLHYLVSSLTPLYTLADVNVPSRRLDQMFSDAFSKDHQLIRADPKHCLYLACALLVRGNVHVSDLRRNIERLKPLLNFVPWNQEGWKTGLCSVPPVGHSHSLLALANNTCVKPTFLELKERFLRLYKKKAHLHHYLHTDGMEQSCFSEALSSLSDLIEDYNQLDATNSAPAIDPPRLKIAM from the exons ATGGAAGAGGGTGTAGTAAATGAAATTCTTCAAGGGCCATTGAGAGATGTCTTTGATAGCAAGCAGCTGATCACAGATGTTTCTGGTTCAGGAAACAACTG GGCTGTGGGTCATAAAACGTACGGATGTCAGTACCGAGAACGTATTGTAGAAAAACTGAGGACGACTGCAGAGCACTGTGACTGTCTGCAATGCTTTTTTGTCATTCATTCCATGGGAGGGG GGACAGGATCTGGGCTTGGTACATTTGTACTAAATGTGCTTGAGGAGGAATTTCCAGAAGTATATAGATTTGTTACTTCCGTTTATCCTTCGAGGGAGGATGATGTCATTACGTCTCCTTATAACAGCGTCTTGGCTATGAAGGAGCTCAGTGAACATGCAGACTGTGTATTGCCAATTGAAAACGAA TCTTTATTTGACATAGTTAGTAAAATCAACCAAATGACCAAATGTGGAAAGCTAGGATCAAGTGTAAAGCAAGCTAGCTTGGTAACTTCAGGTGGAATAAAAACTACCAAGGAGAAACCATTTGATTCGATGAACAATATTGTGGCCAATTTACTGTTGAACTTAACAAG CTCTGCTAGGTTTGAAGGATCACTTAATATGGATCTTAATGAAATCACCATGAATTTGGTCCCCTTTCCTCGACTTCATTATCTGGTTTCCAGTTTAACTCCTCTGTATACATTGGCTGATGTTAATGTGCCTTCTCGAAG gCTGGACCAAATGTTTTCAGATGCTTTTAGCAAAGATCACCAACTGATAAGAGCTGACCCAAAACACTGCTTGTATCTTGCTTGTGCTCTTCTAGTCAGAGGAAATGTGCATGTTTCAGATCTCCGCAGAAACATAGAAAG GTTGAAACCTTTACTTAACTTTGTGCCCTGGAATCAAGAAGGCTGGAAAACAGGCTTATGTTCAGTACCTCCCGTGGGCCATTCCCACTCATTGTTGGCCCTGGCAAATAATACTTGTGTGAAACCTACTTTTCTAGAACTCAAGGAGAGATTCTTGAGGCTATACAAGAAAAAG GCTCACCTTCACCATTACCTACACACTGATGGAATGGAGCAGAGCTGCTTTTCTGAAGCCCTTTCATCTTTGTCAGATTTAATAGAAGACTATAATCAGCTAGATGCCACAAACTCTGCTCCTGCGATAGATCCACCAAGACTGAAGATAGCTATGTAA
- the TUBE1 gene encoding tubulin epsilon chain isoform X3 codes for MFLVQETTGTGSGLGTFVLNVLEEEFPEVYRFVTSVYPSREDDVITSPYNSVLAMKELSEHADCVLPIENESLFDIVSKINQMTKCGKLGSSVKQASLVTSGGIKTTKEKPFDSMNNIVANLLLNLTSSARFEGSLNMDLNEITMNLVPFPRLHYLVSSLTPLYTLADVNVPSRRLDQMFSDAFSKDHQLIRADPKHCLYLACALLVRGNVHVSDLRRNIERLKPLLNFVPWNQEGWKTGLCSVPPVGHSHSLLALANNTCVKPTFLELKERFLRLYKKKAHLHHYLHTDGMEQSCFSEALSSLSDLIEDYNQLDATNSAPAIDPPRLKIAM; via the exons ATGTTTCTGGTTCAGGAAACAACTG GGACAGGATCTGGGCTTGGTACATTTGTACTAAATGTGCTTGAGGAGGAATTTCCAGAAGTATATAGATTTGTTACTTCCGTTTATCCTTCGAGGGAGGATGATGTCATTACGTCTCCTTATAACAGCGTCTTGGCTATGAAGGAGCTCAGTGAACATGCAGACTGTGTATTGCCAATTGAAAACGAA TCTTTATTTGACATAGTTAGTAAAATCAACCAAATGACCAAATGTGGAAAGCTAGGATCAAGTGTAAAGCAAGCTAGCTTGGTAACTTCAGGTGGAATAAAAACTACCAAGGAGAAACCATTTGATTCGATGAACAATATTGTGGCCAATTTACTGTTGAACTTAACAAG CTCTGCTAGGTTTGAAGGATCACTTAATATGGATCTTAATGAAATCACCATGAATTTGGTCCCCTTTCCTCGACTTCATTATCTGGTTTCCAGTTTAACTCCTCTGTATACATTGGCTGATGTTAATGTGCCTTCTCGAAG gCTGGACCAAATGTTTTCAGATGCTTTTAGCAAAGATCACCAACTGATAAGAGCTGACCCAAAACACTGCTTGTATCTTGCTTGTGCTCTTCTAGTCAGAGGAAATGTGCATGTTTCAGATCTCCGCAGAAACATAGAAAG GTTGAAACCTTTACTTAACTTTGTGCCCTGGAATCAAGAAGGCTGGAAAACAGGCTTATGTTCAGTACCTCCCGTGGGCCATTCCCACTCATTGTTGGCCCTGGCAAATAATACTTGTGTGAAACCTACTTTTCTAGAACTCAAGGAGAGATTCTTGAGGCTATACAAGAAAAAG GCTCACCTTCACCATTACCTACACACTGATGGAATGGAGCAGAGCTGCTTTTCTGAAGCCCTTTCATCTTTGTCAGATTTAATAGAAGACTATAATCAGCTAGATGCCACAAACTCTGCTCCTGCGATAGATCCACCAAGACTGAAGATAGCTATGTAA